TGCTGCTGTTTTTTCCAGCATGGCTGCTGGCGGGGGCGCACCCGCAGTCAGCACCTTGATCTTATAATCCAGCTTTGGCCGTGTATCTTCTGGTGCATTGACCAATAATGACAAAACTATTGGTGCGCCACCAAAATGCGTAATCTTATGCTTTTCGATATCTTCAAAAATTGATGCCGCCGTGATCGTTCTGGTCAGCACAATCGTTGCTGCCATTAAAGCCATTGTCCAGGCGTGACCCCAGCCATTGCAATGAAACATCGGCACCACATAAAGATAGGTCGGATGGCGTGGCAATTCCCATGCGGTGACGGTGCCAACACTCATCAGATATGATCCTCGATGATGATAGACCACGCCTTTGGGGCGGCCAGATGTACCTGATGTATAGCTTAGCGCAATCGCCTGCCATTCGTCTTCGGGCAGCTCCCAGTCATAATCTTTATCACCCGTAGCAATAAAGGCTTCATAATCGCGATCACCAATATGGGGCACATCACCAAGCGCTGGATCGCGAATATCTATAACCGGAATGTCACGATCTAGAAGTTTTAAGGCAGCAACCACCGTTTCATGGAAAGCTGTATCAACAATCAATAAACGACTATCACTATTATCCAGAATATAAGCAATTGTTTCGGCTTCGATTCTGGTATTAAGAGTGTTCAGAACACATCCTGCCATCGGGATACCATAATGTGCTTCAAACATTTCAGGGGTATTCGCCGCAATCACCGATACCGTATCCCCAAGGCCAAGACCCATTTTAACCAGCGCCGAGGCCAACGCTCGACAACGATCATAGGTCTCTGACCAGCTATAGCGGCGGTCGCCATAGATAAGTGCTGTACGATCACCAAATAGATCAGTTGTCCGCTGGATAAAACTTAATGGCGAAAGCGGCACATAATTAGCCTTGTTTTTCGCCAGCGCCTCATAATGCTGATGCATAATACCTACCCCATCTTAAAATCGCGTATTTTTGGTTATTCTATTGAGTCTCGCCAGATCAAGGCTAACATGATGACGACAGGAATTTACCTGTCAAGCATCAGCTCTTAAAGTACATTGTTAAATTTATACATTTGGCCTTACGGTAAAGCATGATTGAAAAAGACACACAAACCCCTAAAAACAACGGTCCTTTATCTGGTATCAGGGTTCTTGACCTGTCCCGCATCCTTGCGGGGCCAACCTGTACGCAGTTGATGGGTGATTATGGTGCCGATATTATCAAAGTGGAAAAACCCGGGCTTGGGGATGATACGCGTAGCTGGGGGCCGCCCTATGTAACCGGATCTGACGGCGTCCCAACTGCCGAAAGTGCCTATTACCTATCATCAAACCGAAACAAACGGTCATTTGCCATTGATATCACCACGCCCGAAGGCGCAGAAACTGTGCGCAAATTGGCAGCACAGTGCGATATAATGGTCGAAAATTTCAAGGTTGGTGGACTGGCTAAATATGGTCTTGATTATGACGCCATCGCCGCTGTTAATCCCGCCATCATCTATTGCGCGATTAGCGGTTTTGGCCAGACCGGCCCCAATGCACATTTACCCGGTTATGATTTGCTGGCACAGGCCTTTGGTGGAATCATGAGCTTGACTGGCGCCCCCGATGGCGAACCAATGAAAGTTGGCGTGGCCGTTGCTGATGTTGTCTGCGGCCTCTATGCCTGTACCGCGGTGCTTGCGGCCTTGCAGCATCGTAATAAAACAGGAGAAGGCCAGTATATAGATATTGGCCTTGCCGATACCCAGGTAGCGTGGCTCATAAATAATGGTACCAACTACCTGATCTCGGGGCAGCCCCCACAGCGGCTTGGCAACGCCCATCCCAACATTGTTCCCTATCAAGTGTTTGCCACCATTGACGGACATATCATTGTGGCTGCTGGCAATGACACACAATATGCCCGCTTCTGCAAGGTAATCGGGCGTGCCGATCTGGCTACCCATAACGACTATCTGACCAATATGAACCGCGTCAAAAACCGCGATGTGCTGGTACCTATTCTTACTGCCGAAATCGCCAAACTGACCACAGCTGAAATGGTTGCCAAAATGGAGCAATATGGCGTCCCCGGCGGGGCAATCAACACGTTGCCAGAGGTATTTGAGTCAGAGCAGGTAACCACGCGTGAAATGAAAATTTCTATGCCACATGCAACCGCCAAAAGCGGTAAAATCGATCTGATTGGCAATCCTGTCAAATTCAGCAGAACCCCTGTATCCTATCGACATTCACCACCAACATGCGGCGAACATAGTGCCGAAATCACGGCTGAATTATTGACAGATCTTGATGACAAAATGCCCAAGAGCTAATAAAATCACCCCTAAATGCCGACATAGCGGCCACAGCAATAGCATTTTATCCGCATCTGGATCTATTTTTACATGGATCTGGTTCCAAAGTCGGCTTGGCTTGGCTCAAAATTCATAGTAGATAAAAGACATCCTTGGCTATGCCAAGCCTTTACAACATATTCGGCTAACCGCATTACCTTTCAGGCGAAGCATTAGTCATCACGTATTTTAGGGCGCCTGATCAACGTATTCAAAGAGGGTTAAGTAAATGAAAATGACAACCGAAGAGGCTTTCGTAAAAGTCTTACAAATGCATGGTATTGAGCATGCTTTTGGTATTATTGGTTCAGCCATGATGCCTATTTCAGATTTGTTCCCAAAGGCTGGTATCACATTCTGGGACGCTGCACATGAGTGCAACGCAGGTATGATGGCCGATGGTTACACACGCTCAACTGGCGAGATGTCAATGATGGTTGCGCAGAATGGTCCTGGTATTACAAATTTTGTAACACCTGTTAAAACGGCCTATTGGAACCACACACCTTTGCTTCTGGTAACCCCGCAAGCGGCTAACAAGACCTTGGGTCAGGGCGGCTTTCAGGAAGTCGAACAGATGGCTTTGTTCAAGGATATGGTTGCCTATCAGGAAGAGGTACGCGACCCAACCCGTATTGCCGAGACTTTGAACCGTGTTATCTTGCAAGCCAAGCGTTGCTCAGCACCAGCACAGATCAACATTCCACGTGATTTCTGGACGCAGGTCATCGATATCGAGTTGCCTGCTATTGTCGAGTTTGAGCGCCCAAGCGGTGGTGAACAAGCCCTTAATGAAGCGGCCAAATTGCTTTCAACGGCCAAGTTTCCAGTCATCCTAAACGGTGCTGGTGTGGTCATTGGCGATGCGATCGACGCATCGATCAAACTTGCTGAAAAGCTTGATGCCCCTGTTTGCTGTGGCTATCAGCATAATGACGCATTCCCAGGATCACATCCGCTTTTTGCCGGCCCGCTGGGTTATAACGGTTCCAAAGCAGGCATGGAACTGATTGCCAAAGCCGATGTTGTGCTGGCACTAGGCACACGTCTAAATCCGTTTTCGACATTGCCAGGATACGGTATCGATTACTGGCCAAAAGATGCCAAAATCATTCAGGTTGATATCAACCCTGATCGTATTGGCCTGACCAAAAAGGTTTCTGTCGGTATTGTTGGTGATGCCAAGAAAGTCGCAACCAGCTTGCTTGCTAAGGTTAGCGATGATGCTGGTAATGCGGGACGTGCAGAACGTGTCGCACTGATTGCCGATACAAAATCATCTTGGGCGCAGGAACTGACCTCGCTTGACCATGAGGATGATGATCCGGGCACAACATGGAACGAGCGTGCACGCGGACGTGAGCCAGAAAAAATGTCACCTCGTATGGCATGGCGCGCGATTCAGTCAGCCTTGCCGAAAGATGCAATCATCTCGTCAGACATCGGCAATAACTGTGCCATCGGTAATGCTTATCCAGCCTTTGAAGAAGGCCGTAAGTATCTGGCACCAGGTTTGTTTGGTCCATGCGGTTATGGTCTTCCTGCAATCATGGGTGCCAAGATTGGCAAGCGCGATGTACCGGTTGTCGGTTTTGCTGGTGACGGCGCCTTTGGTATTTCAATGAATGAAATGTCTGCGATTGGTCGTGAAGAATGGCCTGCCATCACAATGGTGATCTTCCGCAACTATCAGTGGGGCGCAGAAAAGCGCAACACAACTTTGTGGTTCGAAGATAATTTTGTCGGTACCGAGCTTGACCAGCAGGTTTCTTATGCTGGCATTGCCAAGGCATGTGGCGTTGAAGGCATTGTCGCAACCAGCATGGACGGTCTGACAGATGCACTGAACACAGCGATTGATGCACAAATGAAAGATGGCAAGACAACATTTATCGAAGTCATGCTCAATCAGGAACTAGGCGAGCCTTTCCGTCGCGACGCGATGAAAAAGCCTGTTGAAGTCGCTGGTATCAATCCTGATGATATGCGTCAGCAGAATGTTGCCTAACGCTGTCCATTCAGCACCAATATAACATCCCAGACAGCCGCCCTTCCAGGCGGCTGTCTTTTCATGGGCGCAATATAGTTATGTCTTTATCGTTTGTTTCTGGTAGCGTCCCCTTATGGCATCAACCAAAATAATATCTGCATCGCCTACCTTTCAGGACTGGATGATCCTTACCGTTCTAGGGCTGATATGGGGCGCCAGTTTTTTGGGTGTTGAAATGGCGCTTACCGGCTATGGACCCATTAGCATCGCCGCAGGGCGCGTAGCAATTGCAGCTATTATTCTGTTATTCATAGCCGTGTTTTTTGGGGATGGCCTGCCCAGATTTGACACCGCAACCAGCCGGCGTATTTGGCTACATTGTTTTGCAATGGGGCTTTTTACCAACGTGCTGCCTTTTACATTATTGTCATGGGGACAACAGATCGTTACTTCCAGTTTTGCGGGTATCTGCATGGCTGTTGTACCTTTATTTGTTTTGCCACTAGCGCATTATATGGTGCCCGGTGAACGGATGAGCTTAGCCAAGGGCGTTGGCTTTCTATTCGGTTTTAGCGGGGTTGTCATGCTAGTTGGCGGTGACCAACTTGGCCTGTCTTTTGCCCTATTGGAATCTGAGTCAAAACTTATGATGACGGCACAATTTGCCTGTGTAATGGCGAGCTGCTGTTATGCCATCGGGTCAATCAACACACGCCTTTGTCCACCAATTAGCACCCTGTCCTATTCCGCAACAGGCCTCATGCTAGGTAGCATTATGCTTTTGCCAACTGCATTTTATATTGAAGGCATTCCGGCCATTCCGGAAACGGGCGCATTAGCAGGAATGCTCTATCTAGCCATTTTCCCGACCGCGCTGGCGACTTTGCTACTGACAGTGCTGATAAATCGTGCCGGGCCCAGCTTCTTGTCACTAGTCAATTATCAGGTGCCTGTCTGGGCGGTTCTTATCGGGACCATAGCCCTGTCCGAAGCCTTGCCTGGGCATTTTATTTCTGCTTTAGCCATTATTCTGACCGGCCTGGCTATCTCACAGTTTTATGATCGCTGGCGCACGCAAAGAGCTCGCTAAATTTATCGGCTGTGGCCACTCACATCATAGAAGGCAGTAATAATGAAATGGCTGGTACTAATGTCAATAGCGTTAGCCGCAAAATATCAGCGACCCAGAATGGTGTGACACCTTTGAAAATGGTTTTAACCGAAACGTCTTTCAGCACACCTTTGAGCACAAAGACATTCAAACCAATCGGCGGCGTTATCAGGCTGATTTCGGTCACGACAACCACCAAAATGCCAAACCAGATCAAATCAAACCCCAACCCTTCGACTAGCGGTGCAAAGATTGGAACTGTCAACAAGATCATCGACATCGATTCAAACACACATCCCAGCAAAACATAAATCAACAGGATGATAAAAATTACGCCCAAAGGCGAAACGTCAAAATTTGTGACAATGTCGATGAGCGCTGGCGGCAATCCCGCCCGATTGACGAAATTTGAAAAGATCAGGGCACCAAATAACAGCAAAAACAACTTGGCCGACGTCACCGCTGTCTCGCGGAGCACTTCCATCGCCGAAGATATATTCAGGGCTCCCCGACGCCATGCGATCAGCATCGCGCCTGCCGCACCCATTCCAGCCGCTTCGGTTGGCGTAAAGGCACCAACATAGATGCCCCCAATTACAAAAATAAATAAACCCAGCGTGGTCCATACATCCCGAAGCGCAATCAGCCGATCTGCCCAGCTGCTTTTTTCACCTGCTGGTCCAGCCGCAGGATTGCGCGAAACCACAACCATCACCGCAAGCAGATAGAACAGAACACCGACTAGTCCCGGCAAAACCCCAGCAATAAATAATTTTCCAACTGAGGTTTCGGTCATCAATCCGTAAATCACCAGAATAACACTTGGGGGAATCAGAATACCCAGCGTACCACCTGCCGCAATCGACGCGGTGGCAAGTGAGTCGTCATATTTATAACGCCGCATTTCAGGCATAGAGACTTTGGACATGGTGGCCGCTGTCGCCAAAGACGATCCACAAATCGCTGAAAACATGCCACAGGCACAAATTGTTGACATCGCCAACCCGCCCTTGCGATGTCCCAAAAACACATAAGCCGCACGGTATAATTCACGCGCCATGCCACCACGCTCAACCATCAGCCCCATCAGAATGAACAAAGGAACAACCGACAACCCATAGGACTGACCTGAATCAATCACCAGTCGGCTGGCACTTGAAATCGCCGCCCGATAACTTGCCAGCTCGCCAAAACCAATCACGCCGACAAGACCCAGCGCAATACCCAGCGGCATCCGCATAAAGGCCAGCACAAGAACAGCCACAAAACCAATCAACGCAACGGTCATTTAACATCCTCACCATCGGTAGAAAAATCTTTGCTGGGATTTGAAAATAAAACCAGCAAACGGATAAAGGCCAGCACCGCCGCCGCATAAATAGATAACGTAATAAAGGACACGGTAATCACCCGGGGAATACCCAGATATTCTGTCTTGTCACCATCTTCCAATGCGCGCACAGCATAATCGAACACACGATCACCTATGCGGTAGGCCACATAAATCGAAATAACCAACATCACAATACTGATAATCCAGCCAATCCGGCCTTTGCCAAAAAAGCCTATCAAATCAACTGTCACATGATCATTCCGGAAAAACATAGCCGGGAGAGAAAAGAAAATAATGCCTGCCATACATATGCGCACAAGTTCGACCGCGCCAACAACAGGCATCGATATAAAGTAGCGGCCAATCACATCTACGCAGGTCAGAACGACCAGCAAAAACAGTATTATTGCTGCTAAATTAGACACGAAACGGCTGGTATTTTCAGCCAACCGTTCCGCTGATTTTATCAACCCAAACACAAAAGAGATATCTCTGGTCTAGAGTTGCGACTTGAAAAAGGCGAGAGCAGCCTTGCCATCCACGCCACGACCATCAATCTCAGCCAGAACGTCGGCCTCAATGCCTGCTGTCAACTCTCTGAAATAGGCCTTATCTGCATCGCTGGCATCCGTTACAACCAGACCAACCTCAAGACCTTTAGCCATGCCAAGGTCATCAGCCGCGTCCCAGAATGAACCAACTTTGGCTGCCATCTTTACACCACGCATATCATCAATACATTTGCGGTGCGCCGCTGACAGGCCATCATAGGTATCTTTGTTCATCGGAATGGCGAATGATGTTGTATAAATGCCATCGGTGTTCCGATAGGTATGTTTAGCAAGTTCAGCAACTTTAAAGGCGTACATGGTTTCCATCGGGAAGAACACACCATCCGCAACACCAGATGAAATAGTTTCATAAACCTTTGGTGCCGGCACATTCACACCAGCAACACCCAAAGCACGACCGATAGCATTCGCAACACCGCCGCCAACACGAAGTTTCATGCCTTTGAGATCTTTAAATGACGAGATCGGCTTGACCGTATGAATCATGCCCGGGCCATGCACAAAGTTTGTGAGCATTTCAACGCCTTTGGCTTCATTAGCGGCATCTAGGTATTTTTCCCATGTCGCCTGAAACGCGGCTGACACGGCTTCGGACTTACCATAGAGACCCGGCAATTCAGCAATCTTTGTAGTCTCGAATTTACCCGGCGTATAGCCATGTACCATCCAGGACAGATCAGCAACACCGTCACGAACAGTGTCATATTGTGCTGGTGGCGGTGCCAGACCATATTCGACTTTCAAACTAAGGCTACCACCTGAACAAGCTTTAAGCTCATCATTCATCCATGGGAATACTGATGCATTCATAGCATGCTTTGGGCTGGCCCATGAAGACACTGTCAGAACGGTGTCCGCATTTGCTACCGAAACACTCAATGGTGCTGCTAGGAATGATAATGCAGCGACACCAAGGCCAGCCACTTTGAATAAACTGAAATTTTTCATTTATAACTCTCCCTTTTATTAAACATCTTATTTTATTTTTCTTCGTAAAACCCATTATTCACCCTACACATAAGGTTGTAAGTGGCAACCCAATTTCACAATGTGCGGCGATTTAAAATTATCCTAATTGTGATGCGGGATTGATACTGACGGCAATCGTTGCACAGGCAAATAACAACCCATCATTCGCCAAACGCTTTTTTCTTCCACTATCTGCTCTTCCAACGTAACGTCACTTAATTCTAACAATATGGGGGATGACATGAGCAACAATCAAATCGCAAGTAGCGAACAGCTACAAGATCCTAATTATGAACTGCCTATGGGGCCAAGAGTGGCGCTGGGGCTACAGCATGTTCTGGCAATGTTTGCCAGTAATGTAACACCATCAATCATTATTGCTGGCGCTGCAGGCTTTGCCTTTGGCGGCGAAGATATGGTGTTTCTAATCCAGATGGCCATGCTTTTTGCTGGTATTGCGACCTTGTTTCAAACGATTGGTATAGGGCCTGTTGGGGCCCGGTTACCTGTTATGCAGGGTACTAGCTTTGCCTTTGTGCCTATCATGATAGGCATCGTTAAAGCTGGCGGCATGGCGACACTAATGGGTGCTATCATTGTTGCGGGCATATTCCACACCTTCCTTGGTGCTATTATTGGCCGCATCCGTCATTTATTCCCACCTCTGGTATCTGGAATGGTGATCATGGCTATTGGTTTAGCGCTTCTTCCTGTAGGCATCAAATATGCGGCAGGCGGTGCAGCCGCATTCCAGATGGATGCTCCAGAATGGGGTGATTTCAGCAAATGGGGTCTGGCTCTGACCGTTATCATTGTTGCCCTTGGCTTTAAATTCTTCACCCGTGGTATCGCGTCTTCAGCGGCTATTTTGCTTGGCTTGATCGCTGGTTATCTTGTTGGCATCGTGACTGGCGTTGTCAATTTTAGCGGCGTCGCCAAAGCCGCGTGGTTTGTTGTGCCAACACCTTTCAAATATGGCATTGAGTTCAGCGCTTTTGCGATTATCGGTATGATGCTGATGTCAATCGTGAGTGCGATTGAAACTGTTGGCGATATTTCTGGTATTGCCAAAGGTGGTGCTAACCGTGAAGCGACTGACGAAGAACTAGCTGGCGGCACTTATGCTGACGGGCTTGGCAGCGCGATTGCGGGCATTTTTGGCGGCTTGCCAAACACATCCTTTAGCCAGAATGTTGGCCTGATTTCAATGACTGGCGTGATGAGCCGGGGCGTAGTAACTATTTCAGGTATTTTCTTGATCATCTGCGGCTTTATTCCAAAGATCGGCGCCATTATTTCCGCAATGCCTATTTCGGTACTTGGCGGGGGTGTGATCCTGATGTTCGGTATGGTCGTTTCGGCTGGCATCAATATGCTATCAGATGTGCATTGGAGCCGCCGCAATATGGTCATTCTGGCCACATCGCTATCTGTTGGCCTTGGATTGCAAGCTGTACCAAAATCGATGCAGCATCTGCCCGATAGCTTTGAAATGCTGATGGTTTCGGGTTTGTTGCCAGTTGCCGTGCTTGCCGTGGTAATGAACATGCTTTTACCTGAGGATGCAGACTAATTATTGCCTATCTCAAAACTAACTTTGGGCGCCGTCAAAATCTTTTGGCGGCGCTTGCAAAAATTAATTAGATCAAATGGATTAACAAATGTCAGGGCAAACACTTCTTATCAAGAACGCTGATATTCTTTGTACCATGGCACCTGGTGGACAGGACAACCCCTGTGATATAAACGAAATTCAAAATGGCGGTTTATTCATTCGTGACGGCGTTATCGAGCAGGTTGCCAACACCAGTCAGCTTCCCACATCAGCCGACACTGTTCTCGACCTTACCGGACATATTGTTATTCCTGGCATGGTCAATACCCATCACCATCTATTTCAGAATTTAACCCGTGCGGTACCTGCCGCCCAGAATGCCCCGCTATTTGGCTGGCTGCAAACACTCTATCCAATATGGAGCCATATCGGCCCCGACCATATTTACTGGTCAACGGCGCTTGGGCTTGCCGAGCTTGCCTTAAGCGGCTGTACGACATCATCAGACCATCTTTATCTATATCCCAATGGTGCACGGCTTGATGACGCCTTATCTGCCGCGTCTGATATTGGTGTTCGTTTTCACGGCACACGGGGTTCGATGAGCATTGGCGAGTCAAAAGGTGGCTTACCTCCCGATAATCTGACCGAACATGAGCCTGATATCCTGAATGAATGCCAGCGCCTGATCGAAGAACATCACGATGACAGCCCCTATGCTATGCAACGCATTGCACTTGCCCCTTGCTCACCCTTCTCGGTCAGCATGGATCTTATGCGTGAAACCGCCTCTATGGCACGTGCCTACCATGTTGGCATGCACACGCATCTTGCCGAAAATGTCGAAGATATCGATTACAGCCTCGCCACCTTTGGTATGCGGCCAGGTGACTATATCGAAGCTGTCGGCTGGACAGGTGATGATGTCTGGCATGCGCATTGTGTGCAGTTGAATAATGACGAGATTGACCTATTTGCCCGCACAGGCACGGGCGTGGCGCATTGTCCATGTTCCAATATGCGGCTTGCCAGTGGCATTGCCCCTGTCCGCAGCATGCTCGATGCTGGAATGAAAGTCGGTCTTGGCGTCGATGGATCAGCATCGAATGACAGTGCTCATATGCTGAACGAAGCCCGACAGACCATGCTTCTCCAACGTGTCAATCAAGGTGGTGACGCCATGACAGCGCGTGAGGCCTTGCGCCTTGCCACGGTCGGAGGTGCTTCGGTTCTGAACCGAAATGACATTGGCATTCTGGCACCTGGCTATGCCGCTGATATTGCCGCGTTTGACAGGCGCACGATTGATTTTGCTGGCAGTGACTGGGATCCCGTAGCATCACTCATATTCTGCGGGCCGGTTAAAACAAATTATACGATTATCAATGGCAAAATTGTCGTAGCTGAGGGACAGCTAACCACAATGGATATGAACAAGCTGCTTGCCGAACATCGCCGTATGTCACATCATTTAATGACCGCTTAACAATCATCTAAACCATATCAGAGATCAATTTGAGCAGCCGTATTTTCTGCCCAGACCTCATCCAGATTATGACCATGACCCGAACGATCCATAACCAGAAAATCCTGACTTTCCTCTAATATCAGCAATGGATGATGCCATATGCCCCGATCATAACTGACCCCCTGACTACCAGTAGCCCGAAAACAGACAAGCTGGTCAAAATCAGGCGCGCTGTCATCGGCATTGCTAGGGGCCACAACAACCAGCCAATCATGATTGGATAGCGGCATAAAGGCCTGCGAGCCAAGTGGATGCCGTTCAAGCATAGATATTTCAATCGGACGGGGACGGCGTGTTCCCCGAAATAGGGAAATAATGGGTATGCCACCTTCATATGCAACATCGATTTTCGCCAGCGCGTCAAACCGCGTCGTGGTGCCTTGATTAATGCTAATCTGCTGGGCACCATCTGTTTCAATCACCGTGCCATAAGGCGCAAAGGCACCCTTGGTTAGCGTCTGAACATATAGCTTTTGGCTGTCCATTATGTCACCACTTTGCCAAATAATCGCAATCGCGACACGCCGCCATCAGGGAAAATATTCAAACGCACGACATTTATCGGCCCCACATCATTGAGATCAGCATGGTTGAATTTATGAATATTATCTGCCGATAATGATTTTTCGCCCATCAGTTCAGGCCAGTTTTCGGCGGCATCCAGATCAACTTCGCCTTCGATCAATGCAGCCTGAAGGCTGCATCTATCCGGATAATTACCTTTAAAATGCGCCGTATCGACTTCAATATCTGAAATCAGCCCCGTAGCACCAAGACGAACCACGATCCAGTCATGCCCTGGTTCACGGCGGCGGCGGGTTTCCCATCCATCCCCCATAGTCTGGCCGCGCCCTTCAGAGATCAGCGCATTTACGTCACCGTAATGCGCATCATTATAGCCCAGAATACAGCCACCCGAACGTAACGCCGATAATTCGACTGGTGTATCGCCCAGACCTGACCAATCACGTTGCACATCACCAAACAGACGCAGTCTGGCAATGCCGCCATCCGGATAGATGTTGAGCCGCACAATATTAACAGGCCCTACATCATGTGCCGTCAGCAGATGATGCGCATCCGGCCCGAGCTTGGTTTCACCAATCACCGTTTTCCAGTCAGCCTTGCCGATATCACCATCTGGACAATATGCCGCTTCCAGCATCGCACCAGGCGGATAATTACCGGTAAAATGGGCTGTATTAACATCGACAAGACGAATGGTTCCGGTTTCGCCAAGATGCAGAATACACCAGTCATGGCCACCATGGCGGCGTCGGCGTGACTCCCATCCATCCATCCATTTGCCATGATCGTCAAATTTATCCGGCACAAATACCGGTACCGTATCAGCTAGCATACGTGGTGCTTCGGCAAAAAAATCATCGCTTACCGAATGAATTTCTGTACCCATCCTAGGTGATGCCAGATTAACCAGACCCATAGCTTCGGCTGGCGGAAATTCATTGTTCATTTATGCCTCTTTAGATTACGTAACTTAGTAAAATTGTCATTGTCCAGGATAGGGGTGCGTTTTCATCCAGTGTTTGGCAATATCAAGCCGTCTGGCCATCCACACTTTTTCATGCTTTTGCACATGATCAATAAATTTCACCAAACCGGCAAAACGAGCTGGGCGGCCAATCAGGCGACAATGCAAACCAATTGACAACATTTTCGGGCTTGTTGCACCTTCAGCATATAATGTGTCAAACGCGTCAATCAGATAGCTGGCAAATTGATCGCCCGTATGAAACCCCTGTGCGGTTGCAAAGCGCATATCATTTGTATCAAGCGTATAGGGTACGACTAGATGCGGTGAAGCGACCTGTTTGCTCCAGAATGGTAAATCATCCGAATAATCATCGGCGTCATAAACAAAGCCACCTTCTGCAGCCACCAGATCACGCGTATGGGCGCTGGTGCGGCCTGTGTACCAGCCCAACGGTCGCGCGCCACAAATATCGCTATGGATTGCAATCGCCTTTTCCATATGCGCACGTTCTTCATCTACGCTCATGCCATGATAATTGATCCAGCGATAACCATGCGAGGCAATTTCATGACCGTCTTTGAGGGCTTGTTCGATCACCTGCGGATGCCTTTGCATCGCCATGGCAACAGCAAAAAGCGTAATTGGAATTTCACGCGCCCTGAACAGATCAAGAATACGCCATACACCAGCCCGCGACCCATATTCATAGATCGATTCCATCGACATGTGACGCGCATTTTGAAACGGTTCGGCACCAATGATTTCGGATAAAAACATTTCCGAAGCTGGGTCACCATGCA
This window of the Candidatus Puniceispirillum marinum IMCC1322 genome carries:
- a CDS encoding acyl-CoA synthetase, with the translated sequence MHQHYEALAKNKANYVPLSPLSFIQRTTDLFGDRTALIYGDRRYSWSETYDRCRALASALVKMGLGLGDTVSVIAANTPEMFEAHYGIPMAGCVLNTLNTRIEAETIAYILDNSDSRLLIVDTAFHETVVAALKLLDRDIPVIDIRDPALGDVPHIGDRDYEAFIATGDKDYDWELPEDEWQAIALSYTSGTSGRPKGVVYHHRGSYLMSVGTVTAWELPRHPTYLYVVPMFHCNGWGHAWTMALMAATIVLTRTITAASIFEDIEKHKITHFGGAPIVLSLLVNAPEDTRPKLDYKIKVLTAGAPPPAAMLEKTAAMGLEVMQVYGLTETYGHVTQCLWRAEWDALTFAEQADIQSWQGIAFPVVEGSAVVESATGKEVPRDGETQGEIVVRGNVVMKGYYKDAEATSAAMRDGWFYSGDAAVWHKNGYVQIKDRLKDVIISGGENISSVEVEGYLYRHPDVIAAAVVAKPDDKWGEVPYAFVELRDGVTITEAELLEWCRGQMAGFKRPKAIKFGELPKTSTGKIQKFVLRQSIQD
- a CDS encoding CaiB/BaiF CoA transferase family protein, which codes for MIEKDTQTPKNNGPLSGIRVLDLSRILAGPTCTQLMGDYGADIIKVEKPGLGDDTRSWGPPYVTGSDGVPTAESAYYLSSNRNKRSFAIDITTPEGAETVRKLAAQCDIMVENFKVGGLAKYGLDYDAIAAVNPAIIYCAISGFGQTGPNAHLPGYDLLAQAFGGIMSLTGAPDGEPMKVGVAVADVVCGLYACTAVLAALQHRNKTGEGQYIDIGLADTQVAWLINNGTNYLISGQPPQRLGNAHPNIVPYQVFATIDGHIIVAAGNDTQYARFCKVIGRADLATHNDYLTNMNRVKNRDVLVPILTAEIAKLTTAEMVAKMEQYGVPGGAINTLPEVFESEQVTTREMKISMPHATAKSGKIDLIGNPVKFSRTPVSYRHSPPTCGEHSAEITAELLTDLDDKMPKS
- the xsc gene encoding sulfoacetaldehyde acetyltransferase, with translation MKMTTEEAFVKVLQMHGIEHAFGIIGSAMMPISDLFPKAGITFWDAAHECNAGMMADGYTRSTGEMSMMVAQNGPGITNFVTPVKTAYWNHTPLLLVTPQAANKTLGQGGFQEVEQMALFKDMVAYQEEVRDPTRIAETLNRVILQAKRCSAPAQINIPRDFWTQVIDIELPAIVEFERPSGGEQALNEAAKLLSTAKFPVILNGAGVVIGDAIDASIKLAEKLDAPVCCGYQHNDAFPGSHPLFAGPLGYNGSKAGMELIAKADVVLALGTRLNPFSTLPGYGIDYWPKDAKIIQVDINPDRIGLTKKVSVGIVGDAKKVATSLLAKVSDDAGNAGRAERVALIADTKSSWAQELTSLDHEDDDPGTTWNERARGREPEKMSPRMAWRAIQSALPKDAIISSDIGNNCAIGNAYPAFEEGRKYLAPGLFGPCGYGLPAIMGAKIGKRDVPVVGFAGDGAFGISMNEMSAIGREEWPAITMVIFRNYQWGAEKRNTTLWFEDNFVGTELDQQVSYAGIAKACGVEGIVATSMDGLTDALNTAIDAQMKDGKTTFIEVMLNQELGEPFRRDAMKKPVEVAGINPDDMRQQNVA
- a CDS encoding DMT family transporter, with translation MASTKIISASPTFQDWMILTVLGLIWGASFLGVEMALTGYGPISIAAGRVAIAAIILLFIAVFFGDGLPRFDTATSRRIWLHCFAMGLFTNVLPFTLLSWGQQIVTSSFAGICMAVVPLFVLPLAHYMVPGERMSLAKGVGFLFGFSGVVMLVGGDQLGLSFALLESESKLMMTAQFACVMASCCYAIGSINTRLCPPISTLSYSATGLMLGSIMLLPTAFYIEGIPAIPETGALAGMLYLAIFPTALATLLLTVLINRAGPSFLSLVNYQVPVWAVLIGTIALSEALPGHFISALAIILTGLAISQFYDRWRTQRAR